A genomic segment from Actinomadura hallensis encodes:
- a CDS encoding alpha/beta hydrolase — translation MKRIVLVAAAAVVTAGGVGAAVPASAAPGPSGAGSPAVAGQDVDWGACEVSGPDDPMNNAQCAQVEVPLDYSRPNGRKISIAVSRFRHTDEENYQGVLFVNPGGPGGSGLAYGPALARWLGAVGHADVAAKYDIIGFDPRGVGSSKPAITCDPNYNDPVRPAYVPESRQDELAWIARSRKYAQDCAEKFGWMLPHMRTTDAARDVDAIRAALGQEKISWYGFSYGTYFGATYATLFPKRVKRMVMDGNVNPKNVWYKGQLEQNKAFERNIRAWFAWIAEHDSVYGLGTSEKAVRAKYYDVLEAAEESPIGGRIGPAELTDTILAAGYNTGYYIPLAQGLSSWINDRDPSILLQFLNPGGEDNDFAVYLAVQAADARWPRNWAKWHNDAVRLHRQGYQFETWGNVWFNAPIAFWPFNGGPALKLKGSRHLPGMLLVQSTEDAATPVEGGLEMHKVFPSSRLVFEVGGKTHSNTLNGNACLDDKVAAYLDTGALPADRRGPDAYCEAVPELNDPDPTAVQLKAAGAAPGKDLPVGTPVTP, via the coding sequence ATGAAAAGGATCGTTCTCGTCGCGGCCGCAGCGGTCGTGACGGCCGGCGGCGTCGGCGCCGCCGTCCCCGCGAGCGCCGCCCCGGGTCCGTCCGGGGCCGGTTCCCCCGCCGTCGCGGGCCAGGACGTCGACTGGGGCGCATGCGAGGTCAGCGGCCCCGATGACCCGATGAACAACGCCCAGTGCGCCCAGGTGGAGGTGCCCCTCGACTACAGCAGGCCGAACGGCCGCAAGATCTCCATCGCGGTGTCGCGCTTCCGCCACACCGACGAGGAGAACTACCAGGGCGTCCTGTTCGTGAACCCGGGCGGGCCCGGCGGCTCCGGCCTCGCCTACGGCCCCGCCCTCGCCCGCTGGCTCGGCGCCGTCGGCCACGCCGACGTCGCGGCCAAGTACGACATCATCGGCTTCGACCCCCGCGGAGTCGGCTCCAGCAAGCCCGCGATCACCTGCGACCCGAACTACAACGACCCGGTCCGGCCCGCCTACGTCCCCGAGTCCCGGCAGGACGAACTGGCCTGGATCGCCAGGTCCAGGAAGTACGCGCAGGACTGCGCGGAGAAGTTCGGCTGGATGCTGCCGCACATGCGCACCACCGACGCGGCGCGCGACGTCGACGCGATCCGCGCCGCCCTCGGCCAGGAGAAGATCAGCTGGTACGGCTTCTCCTACGGCACCTACTTCGGCGCCACCTACGCGACGCTCTTCCCCAAGCGCGTGAAGCGGATGGTGATGGACGGCAACGTCAACCCGAAGAACGTCTGGTACAAGGGCCAGCTCGAACAGAACAAGGCGTTCGAGCGCAACATCCGGGCCTGGTTCGCCTGGATCGCCGAGCACGACTCCGTCTACGGGCTCGGCACGTCGGAGAAGGCCGTCCGCGCCAAGTACTACGACGTGCTCGAGGCGGCGGAGGAGTCGCCGATCGGCGGCAGGATCGGCCCGGCCGAGCTGACCGACACCATCCTCGCGGCCGGCTACAACACCGGCTACTACATCCCGCTGGCGCAGGGCCTGTCGTCCTGGATCAACGACAGGGACCCGTCGATCCTGCTCCAGTTCCTCAACCCCGGAGGCGAGGACAACGACTTCGCGGTCTACCTCGCGGTCCAGGCGGCGGACGCCCGGTGGCCCCGGAACTGGGCCAAGTGGCACAACGACGCCGTGAGGCTGCACCGGCAGGGCTACCAGTTCGAGACGTGGGGCAACGTCTGGTTCAACGCCCCGATCGCCTTCTGGCCGTTCAACGGCGGCCCGGCGCTCAAGCTCAAGGGCAGCAGGCACCTGCCGGGCATGCTGCTGGTCCAGTCCACGGAGGACGCGGCCACGCCGGTCGAGGGCGGCCTGGAGATGCACAAGGTCTTCCCGTCCTCGCGCCTGGTGTTCGAGGTCGGCGGCAAGACCCACTCCAACACGCTCAACGGCAACGCGTGCCTGGACGACAAGGTCGCGGCGTACCTGGACACCGGTGCGCTGCCGGCCGACCGCCGCGGTCCCGACGCCTACTGCGAGGCCGTTCCGGAGCTGAACGACCCCGACCCCACGGCCGTGCAGCTGAAGGCCGCGGGGGCGGCCCCGGGCAAGGACCTCCCGGTCGGGACGCCGGTGACCCCCTGA